From a single Desulfitibacter sp. BRH_c19 genomic region:
- a CDS encoding iron chaperone: MKDFQTFLDSIDDPDKRERMDDILNYVKEKFPQLKEEIKWNEPMFSNHGTFIIGFSIAKGHIAVAPEPVVISLFEKEIEEAGYSHTQGLFRIKWTDKVDFDLLYKIVAYNIEDKKDMTKFWRK, from the coding sequence ATGAAAGACTTTCAAACGTTTTTAGATAGTATTGATGATCCAGATAAAAGAGAGCGAATGGATGATATCTTAAATTATGTTAAAGAGAAGTTTCCTCAATTGAAAGAAGAGATAAAATGGAATGAGCCAATGTTCAGTAACCATGGAACTTTTATCATAGGTTTTAGTATTGCTAAAGGGCATATAGCTGTGGCTCCTGAGCCAGTAGTCATTAGTCTCTTTGAAAAAGAGATTGAGGAGGCAGGATATTCCCATACGCAAGGGTTATTTAGAATCAAATGGACGGATAAAGTGGATTTTGATTTGCTGTATAAAATAGTAGCTTATAATATTGAGGATAAAAAAGATATGACTAAATTTTGGAGAAAGTAA
- a CDS encoding acetyltransferase, translated as MIKQFTISKIDNVMKIWLEENIKAHDYISENYWMENYDSVKRLLPQSEVLIYEEGNEIKGFIGIVDKSYIAGLFVLSQYHSNGIGSKLVEKCKQNYPLLRLDVYAKNLKAIKFYKKHGFIIEKEKENEDTRETEYSMVWKW; from the coding sequence ATGATAAAACAATTTACTATATCTAAAATAGATAATGTAATGAAAATTTGGCTTGAAGAGAATATAAAAGCTCATGATTATATATCCGAAAATTATTGGATGGAAAATTATGATTCTGTAAAAAGACTATTGCCACAATCTGAAGTTCTTATTTATGAAGAGGGTAATGAAATAAAAGGATTTATAGGCATTGTGGACAAATCATATATTGCAGGACTATTTGTGTTAAGCCAGTATCATTCTAATGGAATAGGAAGTAAATTGGTTGAAAAATGTAAGCAAAATTATCCCCTTTTAAGATTAGATGTTTATGCTAAAAACTTGAAAGCGATAAAGTTTTATAAAAAGCATGGATTTATAATAGAAAAAGAAAAAGAAAATGAAGATACTAGGGAAACGGAGTATTCAATGGTATGGAAATGGTAA
- a CDS encoding RNA polymerase sigma-H factor (DNA-dependent RNA polymerase catalyzes the transcription of DNA into RNA using the four ribonucleoside triphosphates as substrates): protein MSVNAQSNIYHSYEVLVDEDIVEIAQAGDDAAQEYLITKYKNFVRAKARSYFLIGADREDIIQEGMIGLYKAIRDFRCDKLSSFRAFAELCITRQIITAIKTATRQKHIPLNSYVSLNKPIYDEDSDRTLLDVISGSKITDPEELIISQEEFGDIEEKMGEILSSLEWKVLMSYLEGKSYQEIAFELKRHVKSIDNALQRVKRKLERYLEKREA from the coding sequence ATGAGTGTAAATGCTCAAAGCAATATTTATCATAGCTACGAAGTTTTGGTTGATGAAGACATTGTGGAAATTGCCCAGGCAGGAGACGATGCAGCTCAGGAGTATTTAATCACTAAATACAAAAATTTTGTTAGAGCTAAAGCAAGGTCGTATTTTCTAATCGGAGCAGACAGAGAAGACATTATTCAAGAAGGCATGATTGGTCTTTACAAAGCTATTAGAGATTTTCGATGCGATAAGCTCTCTTCATTCAGAGCTTTTGCTGAACTGTGCATTACCAGGCAAATTATCACAGCTATTAAAACTGCCACAAGACAGAAACACATTCCTCTTAATTCTTATGTATCCCTTAACAAGCCCATTTATGATGAAGATTCAGATAGAACATTATTAGACGTTATTTCTGGCTCAAAAATTACTGATCCAGAAGAATTAATTATTAGCCAAGAAGAATTTGGTGATATTGAAGAAAAAATGGGTGAAATATTAAGTTCTCTTGAGTGGAAGGTTTTAATGTCATATTTAGAAGGCAAATCCTATCAAGAAATAGCATTTGAATTAAAAAGACATGTTAAGTCCATCGACAATGCCCTTCAAAGGGTTAAAAGGAAGCTAGAAAGATACCTTGAGAAGAGGGAAGCATAA
- a CDS encoding RNA methyltransferase codes for MNETIEGKNSVLEALKAGREVNKIFIGENLTKDRVLSTIISIAKKNKIPVQNVGKTKINDLAETNNHQGIIAMVAAKEYASLEEIIQKKPLSESPIILMVDGIEDPHNLGAIIRTCDAVGVAGVVIPNRRNVGLTGIVSKASAGAVEYVSVARVTNLSQTIDALKEAGFWVVGCEASGEKTIYEVDLKMPLVLVVGGEGKGISRLVQEKCDFLTKLPMVGNISSLNASVAASVCLYEALKQRI; via the coding sequence ATGAATGAGACTATTGAAGGGAAAAACTCAGTTTTAGAAGCATTAAAGGCTGGCAGAGAAGTTAATAAAATATTCATAGGTGAAAATCTTACCAAAGACAGGGTTTTAAGTACAATAATAAGTATTGCAAAAAAAAATAAGATCCCTGTTCAAAATGTTGGTAAAACAAAAATTAATGACCTAGCTGAAACTAATAACCATCAAGGCATCATAGCTATGGTAGCAGCAAAAGAGTATGCTTCCCTGGAAGAAATTATTCAGAAAAAACCATTATCTGAATCGCCTATAATATTAATGGTAGATGGGATAGAAGATCCTCACAACTTGGGAGCCATAATTAGAACTTGTGATGCAGTAGGTGTAGCGGGAGTTGTGATACCCAACAGAAGAAATGTTGGGTTGACTGGCATTGTTAGTAAGGCTAGTGCTGGTGCAGTTGAATACGTATCAGTTGCACGGGTTACAAACCTATCCCAAACTATAGATGCTTTAAAGGAAGCGGGTTTCTGGGTAGTTGGTTGTGAAGCTTCAGGTGAAAAAACTATCTATGAGGTAGATTTGAAGATGCCACTTGTTCTAGTGGTTGGCGGTGAAGGCAAGGGTATTAGTCGTCTAGTCCAGGAAAAGTGTGACTTTCTGACTAAATTACCTATGGTTGGTAATATTAGTTCTTTAAATGCGTCTGTCGCTGCATCTGTATGCTTATATGAGGCGTTGAAGCAAAGAATATAA
- a CDS encoding dihydrofolate reductase — MKAIVAVDLYWGIGYKGELLQWIPEDLKFFKEKTLGKVVIMGRETFESLPGKKPLKDRLNVVLSKNEKFENENLTICRSLDELFSTIANYPIDDVFVIGGESIYAQLLPFCSQAYVTKIQNTYVADKYFINLDKLEAWEEVSTSEMKNYDHIQYSFVKYVNNKVKENTSPI; from the coding sequence ATGAAAGCTATTGTTGCTGTTGATTTATATTGGGGGATTGGTTACAAAGGGGAATTATTACAGTGGATTCCAGAAGATTTGAAGTTCTTCAAGGAGAAGACATTGGGAAAAGTCGTCATTATGGGAAGGGAAACATTTGAATCATTACCTGGGAAAAAGCCGTTGAAGGATAGGCTAAATGTTGTGCTTAGCAAAAATGAGAAATTTGAAAATGAAAATCTAACTATCTGCCGCTCATTGGATGAATTATTTAGCACTATTGCGAATTACCCAATAGATGATGTGTTTGTAATAGGGGGCGAATCAATTTACGCTCAATTACTACCATTTTGTTCGCAAGCCTACGTGACTAAAATTCAGAATACATATGTCGCTGATAAATACTTTATTAATTTAGATAAACTTGAGGCATGGGAAGAAGTATCTACAAGTGAAATGAAAAACTATGATCATATTCAATATAGCTTTGTTAAATATGTGAACAATAAAGTCAAGGAAAATACTAGCCCAATCTAA
- a CDS encoding thymidylate synthase: protein MSIADNIFIAMSKDIIENGSSSEGQNVRAKWEDGTPAHTIKKFAVVNRYNLSEEFPIFTLRPTNLKAAIDEILWIWQKKSNNIKNLNSNIWDSWTNKDGTIGKAYGYQLGIKHKYPEGEFDQVDRLLYDLKHNPYSRRMIVNMYNHSDLHEMNLYPCAYSMNFNVTDKKLNAILNQRSQDIFVANNWNVTQYAILVHILAQVNNLEVGELVHVIADAHIYDRHIPLISELITRTPYPAPKLLINLEKRDFYDFKVEDFVLDNYQSGPQIRNIPVAI from the coding sequence GTGAGTATAGCTGATAATATTTTCATTGCAATGAGCAAAGATATCATTGAGAATGGTAGTTCGTCTGAAGGTCAAAACGTAAGAGCTAAATGGGAAGATGGGACCCCAGCTCATACCATTAAAAAGTTCGCGGTTGTTAATAGGTATAATCTTTCTGAAGAGTTTCCAATTTTTACATTAAGGCCGACGAATTTAAAAGCCGCAATCGATGAAATACTTTGGATATGGCAAAAAAAATCTAATAACATTAAGAATCTTAATAGCAATATTTGGGATAGCTGGACTAATAAGGATGGTACAATTGGGAAGGCATATGGTTATCAATTAGGAATAAAGCATAAATATCCTGAGGGGGAATTTGACCAAGTAGACAGGCTGCTGTACGATTTAAAGCATAATCCATATAGCAGACGAATGATTGTTAATATGTACAATCATAGTGACTTACATGAGATGAACCTTTATCCTTGTGCATATAGTATGAATTTTAATGTTACTGACAAAAAGCTAAATGCTATACTAAATCAACGTTCTCAAGATATTTTTGTTGCAAATAACTGGAATGTCACGCAGTATGCAATTTTGGTACATATCTTAGCTCAAGTAAACAACCTTGAGGTTGGCGAACTAGTTCACGTTATTGCAGATGCACACATATACGATAGACATATACCTCTAATTTCTGAACTGATTACAAGAACCCCATATCCAGCCCCAAAATTGCTGATTAATTTAGAGAAAAGAGATTTTTATGATTTTAAAGTAGAAGACTTTGTTTTAGACAACTATCAAAGTGGCCCGCAAATAAGAAATATTCCTGTGGCTATATAA
- a CDS encoding cysteine--tRNA ligase: protein MKLYNTLARKKEIMETITPGKVKMYVCGPTTYNYIHLGNARPIVVFDTIRRYIEYKGYNVMYIQNFTDIDDKIINKAKDEKIPPLELAKKYIQAYFKDADRLNVRRADIHPKVSDHIDDIILMVQKLIKKEQAYEVEGDVYFDVRHFKDYGKLSGRSLDELKAGARIQVDERKKDPLDFALWKKAKSGELSWSSPWGEGRPGWHIECSVMSLKYLGEHFDIHGGGHDLVFPHHENERAQSKACDCGFAKYWLHNGFITVNQEKMSKSLGNFFLVREILEKFSPDAVRFYLLATHYRSPLDFDDQKLVVATKSLEKIKNLKTALTELLDSPEEQKENETKEIFTIVDDLERKFSEAMDDDFNTALAIAALFDFTREMNSVINSASFILTSKTKVALRRADSALEQLGGTVLGLLFDIEGDTADNSNSSDGLVDDLMEILLQLRSDARQQKQWAIADKIRDSLKEKGIVVEDSPQGTKWKLV from the coding sequence ATTAAATTATATAATACATTAGCAAGAAAAAAGGAAATAATGGAAACAATTACCCCTGGGAAGGTTAAAATGTATGTATGTGGACCTACCACCTATAATTATATTCACCTGGGTAACGCTAGACCTATAGTTGTTTTTGATACTATTAGGCGCTACATTGAATATAAAGGATATAATGTTATGTATATACAAAACTTTACTGACATTGATGACAAAATTATTAATAAAGCAAAGGATGAGAAAATACCTCCACTAGAGCTAGCTAAAAAGTATATTCAAGCATATTTTAAAGATGCAGATAGACTTAATGTAAGAAGGGCTGACATCCATCCCAAGGTTAGTGATCACATTGATGATATTATTCTGATGGTCCAAAAACTAATAAAAAAAGAACAAGCATATGAAGTAGAAGGAGATGTTTACTTTGATGTAAGGCATTTTAAAGACTATGGGAAACTGTCAGGCAGGAGTTTGGATGAATTAAAGGCTGGTGCTCGGATTCAGGTTGATGAACGAAAAAAAGATCCATTGGACTTTGCATTATGGAAGAAAGCGAAATCGGGAGAACTATCATGGTCAAGTCCATGGGGTGAGGGTAGACCGGGATGGCATATTGAATGTTCAGTCATGTCTCTGAAGTACCTTGGAGAGCATTTTGATATTCATGGTGGTGGACATGACTTAGTATTTCCTCATCATGAAAATGAAAGAGCCCAATCAAAGGCTTGCGACTGCGGGTTTGCCAAATATTGGTTACATAACGGCTTTATAACAGTAAATCAAGAAAAGATGTCAAAATCTCTCGGGAATTTCTTTTTAGTTAGGGAGATATTAGAGAAATTCTCTCCAGATGCAGTTAGGTTCTATTTACTGGCTACACATTACAGAAGTCCATTGGATTTTGATGATCAAAAACTTGTGGTTGCCACTAAAAGTTTAGAAAAGATTAAAAATCTTAAAACAGCTTTAACAGAACTTCTGGATAGCCCTGAAGAGCAAAAAGAAAATGAGACAAAGGAAATATTTACAATAGTTGATGATCTAGAAAGAAAATTTTCTGAAGCAATGGATGACGATTTTAATACTGCTTTAGCAATTGCAGCTTTGTTTGACTTTACTAGGGAAATGAATAGTGTTATAAATTCTGCTTCCTTTATACTCACCTCTAAAACAAAGGTCGCTCTAAGGAGAGCAGATTCAGCATTGGAACAGCTTGGAGGCACGGTTTTAGGGTTGCTATTTGATATAGAAGGAGACACAGCTGATAATTCAAATTCAAGTGATGGTCTAGTAGATGATTTAATGGAAATACTATTACAGCTTCGTTCCGATGCTCGTCAACAAAAACAGTGGGCAATTGCTGATAAAATAAGGGATTCCCTAAAGGAAAAAGGTATTGTCGTGGAGGATAGTCCCCAGGGCACCAAATGGAAATTAGTGTAA
- a CDS encoding serine acetyltransferase, which produces MFKRVRKDVQIVFERDPAAKSVLEVILNYPGLHAVLMHRVNHYLYKKNFLVLSRFLSQISRFFTGIEIHPGAKIGDGLFIDHGMGVVIGETTEIGSNVTLYQGVTLGGTGKEKGKRHPTIGNNVVVSTGAKVLGSITIGDDVKIGAGSVVLKDVPPNCTVVGVPGKIVKMDGSKIDCSEITTQHSIDLNHGKLPDPISEMIDCLEDRLGKLENRIKELEEGSND; this is translated from the coding sequence ATGTTTAAGAGAGTCAGAAAAGATGTTCAGATAGTTTTTGAAAGGGATCCTGCAGCAAAAAGTGTCTTAGAAGTAATATTGAATTACCCTGGATTACATGCAGTTTTAATGCATCGGGTTAACCATTATCTATATAAAAAGAACTTTTTGGTATTGTCACGATTTCTTTCACAAATAAGTAGATTTTTTACTGGTATAGAGATTCACCCAGGTGCAAAGATTGGGGATGGACTTTTTATAGATCATGGAATGGGTGTTGTCATTGGGGAAACTACAGAAATTGGTTCTAATGTTACCCTATACCAAGGAGTAACTCTAGGAGGTACTGGCAAGGAAAAGGGTAAAAGGCATCCTACAATTGGCAATAATGTAGTTGTAAGCACAGGTGCTAAGGTCTTAGGCTCCATAACTATCGGAGACGATGTTAAGATTGGTGCAGGCTCAGTAGTTCTAAAGGATGTTCCCCCTAATTGTACAGTAGTTGGGGTTCCTGGTAAGATAGTTAAGATGGATGGCAGTAAGATTGACTGTAGTGAAATAACAACTCAACATTCTATAGATTTAAACCATGGTAAATTACCAGATCCTATCTCGGAAATGATAGACTGTCTTGAAGACCGTCTAGGTAAGCTGGAAAACCGAATAAAAGAACTGGAGGAAGGCAGTAATGATTAA
- a CDS encoding glutamate--tRNA ligase has product MKEKVRVRFAPSPTGPLHIGGARSVLFNFLFAKGLGGTLVLRIEDTDLERSSRESEDNIKGSLNWLGLDWDEGIDVGGPYEPYRQTERLSIYDKYVKQLLDSGKAYECYCSEEELEEQRELCRQNGELPRYLNKCRSLTKEERAELAKNRKSVVRFRVPEGEAIRIDDKVRGIVTFESDGIGDFIIVKSDGIPTYNFAVVLDDATMEITHVIRGEEHLTNTPRQILLYKALGLPIPTFAHVSLILGKDRSKMSKRDGDTSVEEYRKKGYLPEALINFLALMGWSPEGEEEIFSMEQLIEKFSLDRVSKSPAVFDIEKLNHLNGYYIRNTAIDMITKMAIPYLQEAGYIHADIDSEKEMWLQGVVSVARKYIAYMAEITEHVDVYFNDEFKVEDDKAIEALKGEQVPQVLQLLQRKIEKGALNPEGVKAMLKEICTDLSLGGKKVFMPVRVALTGKTKGPEMHDLIPLLGPERIANRIQNSMSQI; this is encoded by the coding sequence ATGAAAGAAAAGGTCAGGGTAAGGTTTGCACCTAGTCCAACAGGACCTTTACATATTGGTGGTGCCAGATCAGTTCTCTTTAATTTCTTATTTGCAAAGGGTTTAGGGGGCACCCTTGTACTAAGGATTGAAGATACGGATTTAGAACGTTCCAGTAGGGAGTCAGAAGATAATATTAAAGGCTCGTTAAATTGGCTGGGATTAGACTGGGATGAAGGGATAGATGTTGGAGGTCCTTATGAGCCGTATAGGCAAACTGAGAGACTTAGTATCTATGATAAATATGTTAAACAGTTATTAGACTCTGGTAAGGCTTATGAATGCTATTGTTCAGAGGAAGAGTTAGAGGAACAAAGGGAATTGTGTAGACAAAATGGAGAGCTTCCTAGATATCTTAACAAATGTAGAAGTCTGACGAAAGAAGAAAGGGCAGAACTTGCAAAAAATCGTAAAAGCGTAGTCCGTTTTAGGGTACCAGAAGGTGAGGCCATTAGAATAGATGATAAGGTTAGAGGTATTGTAACTTTTGAATCGGATGGCATTGGTGACTTTATTATTGTAAAGTCTGATGGGATACCTACATATAATTTCGCAGTTGTTTTAGATGATGCCACTATGGAAATAACCCATGTTATTAGGGGTGAGGAACACCTTACAAATACACCTCGTCAAATTCTGCTATATAAAGCCCTGGGGTTACCAATACCTACATTTGCTCATGTATCTTTGATTTTGGGTAAAGACCGCTCCAAGATGAGTAAGAGAGATGGGGATACTTCAGTAGAGGAATATAGAAAGAAAGGCTATTTACCAGAAGCCCTTATAAATTTCTTAGCTTTGATGGGTTGGTCCCCTGAAGGGGAAGAGGAGATCTTTTCAATGGAACAACTTATTGAAAAATTTTCATTAGATAGGGTCTCGAAAAGCCCTGCAGTATTTGATATTGAGAAGTTAAATCATCTTAATGGTTATTATATTCGTAACACCGCTATTGACATGATTACCAAAATGGCAATACCCTACCTTCAAGAAGCTGGATATATCCATGCAGACATAGACTCAGAGAAGGAGATGTGGCTCCAAGGGGTTGTAAGTGTAGCTAGAAAATATATTGCCTATATGGCTGAGATTACAGAGCATGTGGATGTTTATTTTAATGATGAATTTAAAGTAGAGGATGATAAGGCCATCGAAGCATTAAAGGGTGAGCAAGTACCACAAGTTCTCCAGCTTTTACAGAGAAAGATTGAAAAAGGAGCACTAAATCCAGAAGGCGTAAAAGCTATGTTAAAAGAAATCTGCACAGATTTAAGCCTTGGGGGTAAAAAGGTTTTCATGCCGGTTAGGGTTGCCCTCACAGGAAAGACTAAAGGACCAGAAATGCATGATTTGATTCCCCTTTTAGGACCAGAAAGAATAGCAAATAGGATACAAAACTCCATGTCTCAAATATAA
- a CDS encoding 2-C-methyl-D-erythritol 2,4-cyclodiphosphate synthase yields MRFGIGYDVHKLVEGRDFILGGVRIDYPKGLDGHSDADVLLHSIMDALLGAVASRDIGHHFPDTDLKYKGADSLMLLDKVDKILLEEGYKVNNLDTTILCQKPKLASFIPKMIYNIARCLDVPENCVNVKATTTEGLGFVGKEEGIAVMSIASVVPIDGR; encoded by the coding sequence GTGCGTTTTGGGATAGGTTATGATGTACATAAATTAGTTGAAGGTCGAGATTTTATTCTAGGTGGAGTGAGGATTGATTATCCTAAGGGTCTAGATGGACATTCCGATGCAGATGTACTTCTCCACTCTATAATGGATGCCTTGTTAGGGGCGGTAGCCTCAAGAGATATAGGGCATCATTTTCCGGATACAGATTTAAAATACAAAGGTGCAGATAGTTTGATGCTATTAGATAAAGTGGATAAAATACTTTTAGAAGAAGGCTACAAGGTTAACAACTTGGATACAACCATTTTATGTCAGAAACCAAAGTTAGCATCCTTTATACCTAAAATGATTTATAATATTGCCAGATGTCTTGATGTACCGGAGAATTGTGTAAATGTGAAAGCCACCACAACTGAAGGGCTAGGTTTTGTGGGAAAAGAAGAAGGAATCGCAGTTATGTCCATAGCATCTGTTGTACCGATAGATGGCAGATGA
- a CDS encoding twitching motility protein PilT, giving the protein MFKKIARIIIALIIAAVSFSVTVYVLDLNFTGDIPQQVKWAIAGLITIVTALIGFTIAPLIINSIIQLTEWLEVKLQKTPTYDIVAGVIGIIIGLIIANLLGVSFSALPFVGDYIPMITSVVFGYVGWSVGTKKRDEILSVTNIFKFGKDKQVKSVSKNDGYKILDTSVIIDGRISDICKTGFVEGTLLIPGFVLEELRHIADSSDALKRNRGRRGLDILNKIRKELDIKVQIYEEDIADVVEVDSKLVRLAQMLNGQVVTNDYNLNKVAELQGVKVLNINELANAVKPIVLPGEEMVVQVIKDGKESGQGVAYLDDGTMIVVENGRKYINQTIHVIVTSVLQTAAGRMIFAKPKGAEKNNNGTKSSWGEVKAGALRN; this is encoded by the coding sequence ATGTTCAAAAAAATAGCTAGAATAATTATTGCATTAATCATTGCGGCTGTGAGTTTTTCCGTAACTGTGTATGTATTAGATTTAAACTTCACAGGTGACATACCCCAGCAGGTAAAATGGGCAATAGCAGGCCTTATCACCATAGTCACAGCATTAATTGGTTTTACCATTGCACCATTAATCATCAATAGCATAATTCAATTAACAGAATGGCTTGAAGTGAAACTGCAAAAAACACCTACGTATGATATAGTTGCAGGTGTTATAGGTATTATTATTGGACTTATTATAGCCAATTTATTAGGCGTTTCATTTTCTGCGCTCCCTTTCGTTGGGGACTATATACCAATGATTACTAGTGTTGTATTTGGTTATGTAGGTTGGAGTGTAGGAACAAAGAAAAGAGATGAAATTCTTTCCGTAACAAATATTTTTAAGTTTGGGAAAGACAAGCAAGTTAAGTCAGTATCCAAAAATGATGGATATAAAATACTAGACACAAGTGTCATTATAGATGGCCGTATTTCAGACATTTGCAAAACTGGTTTTGTTGAGGGAACTCTTCTTATCCCTGGTTTTGTACTTGAAGAATTGAGACATATTGCTGATTCGTCTGATGCATTAAAAAGGAATAGGGGAAGAAGAGGCTTAGACATCCTCAATAAAATTCGCAAAGAACTGGATATTAAGGTTCAAATCTATGAGGAAGATATTGCGGATGTGGTAGAAGTGGACAGTAAACTTGTCAGACTTGCTCAGATGCTAAATGGTCAGGTGGTTACAAATGACTACAATCTAAATAAGGTTGCAGAATTGCAAGGTGTAAAGGTATTAAATATTAATGAACTTGCTAATGCAGTAAAACCAATTGTTCTACCTGGAGAAGAAATGGTAGTTCAAGTGATAAAAGACGGTAAAGAAAGTGGTCAGGGAGTAGCATATCTTGATGATGGTACTATGATAGTAGTTGAAAATGGAAGAAAATATATTAACCAAACTATACATGTTATAGTGACAAGTGTTTTACAAACGGCTGCTGGTAGAATGATTTTTGCTAAACCAAAGGGTGCCGAGAAGAATAACAATGGTACCAAGTCTTCCTGGGGAGAGGTGAAAGCAGGTGCCTTACGTAACTAG